The Alnus glutinosa chromosome 1, dhAlnGlut1.1, whole genome shotgun sequence region ttctatgttcaatgcgtaggcgacctctgaacggatgaagaggctgtggaagcagaatgaccttccccattgtacgagatccaaaagttatgccagatttaatcacgaggagatgtgtaaaaatatatgtttatgtttttaatatttgttggtaattgtattttttttttctttacactattttatcgctctctgtttgttatatatttcaactggatgacgacagacatgtacatctggcacgcccaccactcgcgccgcgtcgttcgtgaagacccacacaaggaaggacggcacttacttgaatgaacgtacacgggtcctatgcgtatgctactgatctaatttactaatatttttaaattatgtgtgatatgtcattattcagtatatgagtttttcatgttgacgacgtacaggagaggatgatgCAGAGTtcatccagtgatccagccgccacgcagagcgtctcatcagacacggtgcgttgggcaccgaacgacgcgtacgaacaggcggttgggaggcctgagtacgcggggagggttcggcaggttgggccgaacgttacacctgttcgggggacatgtttctcatacaggcctcgctcacaggggggaccatctgagggcacatctcgggattgggccaaACACGCccggaagatggaagaaatcCAAGCGGAGTTACGGGCTGAGCGAGAGATGAATGACgcgttggagcagcgcatgcaacagttcgacgctatggagcagcgcatgctaCAGttcgaggtcttcatgtcctccatgagagtatcacaaccatgtcttggtgctcagtcttcacctgcacacgtaggtagtacgtcgtctgttagtagtgcatctgcaggtatgatttatattgtgtataggacaaaattaatttcaatttgttttcattacccctttaattttgcaagtaatattatatactttaattgtctatattatttgcaggtaatttgacaacggttggtacgttttCGCCTGTtagacgacggctgagccagcactcccctgtcgctacaccttcgcccgctacaccatcccttgcactgcaatcgccggttggtgataacacgcctgggacggtacctcgtgcttcgcagggacgcccttcggatttgtagatattttgtgtaattattttttgtttgtaaagatttgcatatttaacaaatacgttattaattattggtttgtgtaatttgtattttttttatttttaaacgcaatatttttttaaatattgcatttaaaaaaaaaattaattaacccaaacaaatttaaaaagacaataatcaaaactaaattaagaaaaaatttcaaattgtatttttttatttaattatttaattgtatttttaatttaaattaaaaatataattaaagaattaaattaaaaatttaattaaattaaaaaataaaatttgaaattttttttaaaaaaaaaaacataaaataaacacgtgtattgagatacacgtgtctgacagtttgacacgtgtattaaatacatgtgtcaaacagttggacacgtgtccaactgtttgacacgtgtatttaatacacgtgtcttaCTGTCAGACACGtatatttaatacacgtgtccagttagACACGAGTATTGGAATGCACGTGTccaaatgtttgacacgtgtatttaatacacgtgtctaactgtctaacacgtgtatttcaatacacgtgtcaaaatgcacagTTAGTGACAtccacatctgacacgcgtcGCACACGTGGCGAAGCGCGCGTGGCAacctgtttgacacgtgtacagtatCCGTACAcatgtcaaaatgcacgtggcaaatttcatgtatttttgtagtgaatctTGAgtgtacatatataattaagacTTGGAAGGGAGCAAGAGAAGGAGGTTAAACCAAATAATTAAGATTGTTGGGGTTGGGGAAAAGATGGTTGATTTCTAAAATGAAGACAGTTAAGAAACACCAACTTCAATTTTCTCTCAAACCTCAACCCTCCAAAAGAGCCAAAACTGTGTGAACAACAAACAACTCTTCTATATTTAACCCTAGCCTCCTCTTGTTAGATCAATGAGTACTGTGCCCACGGCACGCAATTAACCAGAGTCAGCTTTTCTATTCTACATGTTCTTTGCACCTCTTTAGCTTTCTGAAAATCATTAAAGACTCGCGCGGTTACAAGCTTATCTAAAATTACAAAACTCGGTGTTCCTTCCTTGCGAGTGCATCAGAAATTTGATCATGAAAAGCTTGCTTGATCAAGATCTAGAGCACCCACATCCTCACACTTCAGACCATTCACCAACTTGCGGCCAATCAAAAGATGATCAAGAAATGGGCTCTAATATTTCCACTTCAAAGAGTGATGTCTTGAAGAACTCAGCCTTTGGCTGCTTTCCACAAGGAATGGATCTGAATCTTGTACGCGTGGTAAGAGAGCAGCCTGATTGAGGCAATCCTTCTGTAGCTTTAAACATTATCTAGAAACTTTCAGAACAAATGTCTTCACCCTTCACAGGAGCTGCTACATAAAACTTTTACATGCAGGTTTTAGCAGAACTGGTGGGCACTTTCATTTTGATGTTTTCTGTGTGCGGGATCATAGCATGCACCCAGCTGAGTAAAGGCGAAGTGGGTCTTCTGGAGTATGCAGCCACAGCAGGATTGACAGTGGTTGTTGTCATTTTCACTATAGGGCATATCTCTTGTGCGCATGTTAATCCTGCTGTCACAGCAGCATTTGCAACCTTTGGTCATTTTCCGTGGTCCAAGGTACATAATTCTTCCAAATCTGGCCTTCGAGGGTGCTTTCTGCTGTAGGATGTAGACCCATAATAAGGAGATTCAAACTCAGGACTTTTATTCCGATGCTAcgttaaatcaccaattatcctaaaagcttaagccaaTAAGAATGAAtacatttaatcatttaatttatattctaacacttgtAACAGGTTCCGCTTTACATATTGGCACAAACATTGGGTTCCGTGTTGGCGACATGTATCGGACAGTCTGTCTACAATGTCAAAGCGGAATTTATGACCACGCGGCCACTCCACAGCTGCAGCTCTGCCTTCTGGGTTGAGCTTATTGCAACTTTTATCATCATGTTTGTAGCTGCTTCAGTGACCTACCAACATCAATCTGTAAGGACTTTTGATTCAATTCTCTAATGTACGTATGAGTTGGATTGGTTTTGATGCAGAGTCACGATATCCACAtggtaaatttgaaatattttgtagGTAGGCCATTTGTCAGGCTTCGTTGTTGGCATAGCCATTTCACTAGCTGTGCTGATCACAGggttggtaaaaaaaaaactctttaatTTACATGTCAGCAATTGCTAAGAATTTCCTTTTCATTGTACCAATTTTGTGGGTGGGCGTGCATTGTAGGCCTGTTTCAGGAGGATCAATGAATCCTGCAAGATCATTAGGGCCTGCAATCATTTCAGGCAAATACAATGACATATGGATATATATGACAGCCCCAACCATTGGAGCCGTGGCAGGTTCTCTTCTCTTTCGAGTTCTTCGTCTTCAACAACCCCGCCCATGTAATCCCACTTCCTAATTCCAGTCTAGTTGGTTCAAGC contains the following coding sequences:
- the LOC133860328 gene encoding probable aquaporin NIP7-1: MHGETTTGSAVRSQCSSHHSGTDSAACSTEHGEFTEQRGVAMEQDDDMHAMLRDAFGMYDVAEAVSTNPQQVDERTSCGDALKLARLQAYLKLQNSVFLPCECIRNLIMKSLLDQDLEHPHPHTSDHSPTCGQSKDDQEMGSNISTSKSDVLKNSAFGCFPQGMDLNLVRVVLAELVGTFILMFSVCGIIACTQLSKGEVGLLEYAATAGLTVVVVIFTIGHISCAHVNPAVTAAFATFGHFPWSKVPLYILAQTLGSVLATCIGQSVYNVKAEFMTTRPLHSCSSAFWVELIATFIIMFVAASVTYQHQSVGHLSGFVVGIAISLAVLITGPVSGGSMNPARSLGPAIISGKYNDIWIYMTAPTIGAVAGSLLFRVLRLQQPRPCNPTS